One Desulfovermiculus halophilus DSM 18834 DNA window includes the following coding sequences:
- a CDS encoding DedA family protein — protein sequence MAFEDLLTQFGYPALSIGTVIEGEAALIFGGILAKEGYFALGWVVGIAFLTTLACDQFFFFLGRFQGCKALNKWPKLQAKSRKITGLVHRNHLWLAVFFRFVYGFRSITPFTIGLCGITPIRFLILNLIGVSLWVFLLTSLGYVFGHALDWVLQSVRNWELWIIGGLTGAGLLVWGLVALRRKMVGKYLHLIP from the coding sequence ATGGCCTTTGAGGATTTGCTTACTCAGTTCGGCTATCCGGCATTGTCTATAGGGACAGTGATCGAGGGAGAAGCGGCCTTGATCTTCGGCGGGATCTTGGCCAAGGAAGGATATTTCGCCCTGGGATGGGTTGTCGGCATCGCCTTTCTGACCACCCTGGCCTGCGACCAGTTCTTTTTCTTTCTCGGCCGCTTTCAGGGGTGCAAGGCCCTGAACAAGTGGCCCAAGCTGCAAGCAAAAAGCAGAAAGATCACCGGCCTTGTGCACAGAAACCACCTCTGGCTGGCGGTTTTTTTCCGATTTGTTTATGGTTTTCGGAGCATTACCCCTTTTACCATCGGCCTGTGCGGGATCACCCCAATTCGATTTTTGATCCTGAATCTCATCGGTGTCAGCCTCTGGGTCTTTCTTTTGACCAGCCTGGGGTACGTGTTCGGCCATGCTTTGGACTGGGTCCTGCAGAGTGTTCGAAACTGGGAACTGTGGATCATAGGCGGATTGACCGGGGCCGGCCTTCTGGTCTGGGGGCTTGTCGCCCTGCGGCGGAAGATGGTGGGCAAATATCTGCATCTCATCCCGTGA
- the tsoX gene encoding HSGNPxU motif (seleno)protein TsoX, whose product MVRITIYHKTAFAUPGCDKAIGVAEDVAEKLGPEVQLRIVSTDSEEARSQGIKSAIALFVDGRKVPIKEVLNRTGFEGMVRRRLESRAHGDD is encoded by the coding sequence ATGGTCCGTATCACTATCTACCACAAAACGGCATTCGCCTGACCCGGCTGTGACAAGGCCATAGGCGTGGCCGAAGATGTGGCTGAGAAACTGGGGCCGGAGGTCCAGCTCCGGATCGTGTCCACAGACTCGGAAGAGGCTCGATCCCAGGGGATCAAGAGCGCGATAGCCTTGTTTGTCGACGGCAGGAAAGTGCCGATCAAAGAGGTCCTGAATCGGACGGGGTTTGAAGGCATGGTACGCAGGAGACTGGAATCGCGTGCCCATGGCGACGACTGA
- a CDS encoding PP2C family protein-serine/threonine phosphatase — translation MAVVPYREVIAQALTAEEHITHQMNLGLSIAAVLTVLAVLLAIGLAVVRSRKLTESVQELAVAANRLSDGDFETKVQTNYCRELNELGDVFNCLGPRLQEREEMKQSLELARIIQQRLLPDQAPPCPGFDLTGMSQYCQETGGDYYDFIFLGQDSLHHPALALGDVSGHGVGTALVMATARAMLHALAMRHGSDLNSLFSELNSSLCRDTEDTYFMTMFYGVLDCEQATLEWISAGHAPLFLYRSSGEIHHLDSSGIPLGVMEHSTFEAAEPIVFDPGDILLACSDGVWECTNPDGEMFGTERVDSLLLELAEVDADGICRTFLQELEHFRQGEAPNDDITLMVIKATG, via the coding sequence GTGGCTGTAGTTCCATACAGAGAGGTCATAGCCCAGGCCTTGACCGCTGAAGAGCACATAACCCATCAGATGAATCTCGGCCTGTCCATCGCCGCCGTCCTGACCGTTCTGGCCGTCCTGCTGGCCATCGGCCTGGCCGTAGTTCGCTCCCGCAAATTGACCGAATCGGTCCAGGAGCTGGCTGTCGCCGCCAACCGCCTATCCGACGGTGATTTCGAGACCAAGGTGCAAACCAACTACTGCCGGGAGCTGAACGAGCTGGGAGACGTCTTCAACTGCCTGGGACCGAGGCTTCAGGAACGAGAAGAGATGAAGCAGTCTCTGGAGCTGGCCAGGATCATTCAGCAGCGCCTGCTTCCGGACCAAGCCCCTCCATGCCCCGGCTTCGACCTGACCGGGATGAGTCAGTACTGCCAGGAAACAGGCGGGGATTACTACGATTTCATCTTCTTGGGCCAAGACAGTCTTCATCATCCCGCCCTGGCCCTGGGCGACGTCTCCGGGCACGGGGTGGGCACAGCCCTGGTCATGGCCACGGCCCGGGCCATGCTCCACGCCCTGGCCATGCGGCACGGAAGCGACCTGAACAGCCTGTTCTCCGAGCTGAACAGCTCCCTGTGCCGGGACACGGAAGATACCTACTTCATGACCATGTTCTATGGGGTCTTGGACTGTGAACAGGCCACCCTGGAATGGATTTCAGCCGGCCATGCCCCCTTGTTCCTGTATCGCAGCTCCGGTGAGATCCACCATCTGGACAGTTCGGGAATCCCCCTTGGGGTCATGGAGCACAGCACATTCGAGGCCGCGGAGCCCATTGTTTTTGATCCGGGCGATATCCTCTTGGCCTGCAGCGACGGGGTTTGGGAATGCACAAATCCCGACGGAGAGATGTTCGGCACAGAGCGGGTCGATTCCCTGCTGCTGGAATTGGCGGAGGTGGATGCGGATGGAATCTGCCGGACCTTTCTGCAGGAGCTTGAACACTTTCGGCAGGGGGAGGCACCCAATGACGATATCACCCTGATGGTCATCAAGGCCACCGGGTAA
- a CDS encoding ketopantoate reductase family protein yields MRIFLLGAGAMGSLFGARLRSIGLRPVLYGLDTINLQTIAERGLKVDELDGTQSVWDLDVCLSLEEEVTQPDVVVVVVKAYATGPAVASILPLCHDQTVFVTVQNGMGNWDQIAAHVPPERIVAGVTAQGATRTGPGHIRHGGNGPTVFGSIGGEPSPVLHDLVRIFHRAGMDCEATDRVMDHIWAKLLVNVGINAVTALAGVANGWIAQCAPARDVAQEAVKEAMEVARARGAQPAVDTVDRVMGVAQATAVNHSSMLQDVRGKNRTEVEAINGIICRWGREADIPTPVNRVLTDLIQVLEYKNQSRGERG; encoded by the coding sequence ATGCGTATTTTTCTTCTGGGAGCCGGGGCCATGGGGTCCCTGTTCGGGGCCCGTCTGCGGAGCATTGGGTTGCGTCCGGTTCTCTATGGTCTGGATACCATCAATCTGCAGACCATAGCCGAGCGCGGACTGAAGGTGGACGAGCTGGATGGGACCCAGAGTGTTTGGGACCTGGATGTTTGTCTATCCCTGGAGGAGGAAGTCACCCAGCCGGATGTGGTCGTAGTGGTGGTCAAGGCATACGCCACCGGGCCGGCGGTAGCCTCCATACTCCCCTTGTGCCATGACCAGACCGTGTTTGTAACTGTCCAGAACGGGATGGGGAACTGGGATCAGATTGCTGCCCATGTGCCCCCGGAGCGGATCGTGGCCGGAGTGACTGCCCAGGGAGCCACCCGGACAGGGCCGGGGCACATCCGGCATGGGGGGAACGGTCCCACGGTTTTTGGATCTATCGGGGGCGAGCCGTCCCCGGTTCTGCATGATCTTGTCCGCATCTTTCACCGGGCGGGCATGGACTGTGAAGCCACTGATCGGGTCATGGACCATATCTGGGCCAAGCTCCTGGTCAATGTGGGCATCAATGCTGTTACCGCCCTGGCCGGAGTAGCCAACGGCTGGATTGCCCAATGCGCTCCGGCCCGGGATGTGGCCCAGGAGGCAGTCAAAGAAGCTATGGAGGTGGCCAGGGCTCGTGGTGCCCAGCCCGCAGTGGATACTGTGGACCGGGTGATGGGGGTTGCCCAGGCCACGGCGGTGAATCATTCGTCAATGCTTCAGGATGTGCGGGGCAAAAATCGCACTGAAGTCGAGGCCATCAACGGCATAATCTGCCGGTGGGGGCGGGAAGCTGATATCCCCACTCCGGTGAACAGGGTCCTGACCGATCTGATTCAGGTCCTGGAATATAAGAATCAGTCCAGAGGAGAAAGAGGATGA
- a CDS encoding PaaI family thioesterase yields the protein MDQENWIACAPFESLLQMQIHEASEGEAVLSMPFLPQFAQGAGLMHGGAMVSLADTALAMAIKSLLAPGTHFGTIEAHTRFLAPVRKGQVTARARITSREGREFYGHADVEDDQGRAVLHFEARFKQARDRKESVNREL from the coding sequence ATGGATCAAGAGAACTGGATCGCCTGTGCCCCGTTTGAGTCCCTGCTTCAGATGCAGATCCATGAGGCATCCGAAGGAGAGGCCGTCCTGAGCATGCCCTTCTTGCCCCAGTTCGCCCAGGGAGCGGGCCTGATGCACGGCGGGGCCATGGTCAGCCTGGCCGACACCGCCCTGGCCATGGCTATCAAGAGCCTTCTGGCCCCAGGGACCCATTTCGGGACCATTGAGGCCCATACCCGGTTTCTCGCACCTGTTCGTAAAGGGCAGGTCACAGCCAGGGCCAGGATCACCAGCCGGGAAGGCCGCGAGTTTTACGGACATGCGGATGTGGAGGACGATCAGGGGCGGGCCGTCCTGCACTTTGAGGCCAGGTTCAAGCAGGCCAGGGACAGGAAGGAATCTGTGAATCGTGAACTGTGA
- a CDS encoding CDP-alcohol phosphatidyltransferase family protein has translation METKKIIASAVHVYTSLGLVFAFTAALALITSDVKLFFISLWMTIVIDSTDGLLARYVGVKEILPHFDGRRLDDLIDFITYAFLPCVALVVFDVLPPSWEWVAVLPLLASAYGFSQDNAKTDESFVGFPSYWNVVFLYLYVLSPSYWLVIVLLAALSIFVFVPIHYIYPSKTKWLKNISLPLTGLYGVIYGIICIFMHADWIKELTLISLSYPVYYIVVSVMYHRRFWLNSRGYST, from the coding sequence ATGGAAACAAAAAAAATCATTGCCTCGGCCGTCCATGTCTATACCAGCCTGGGGCTTGTATTCGCCTTCACCGCCGCTTTGGCCCTGATCACATCGGATGTGAAACTCTTTTTCATCTCATTGTGGATGACCATTGTCATTGACTCCACAGACGGGCTTTTGGCCCGCTATGTGGGAGTCAAGGAGATCCTGCCCCATTTCGACGGCCGGCGCCTGGACGATCTGATCGATTTCATCACCTATGCCTTTCTGCCCTGCGTCGCCCTAGTGGTATTCGACGTCCTACCCCCTTCCTGGGAGTGGGTGGCCGTTCTTCCCCTGCTGGCCAGCGCTTATGGGTTCAGTCAGGACAACGCCAAGACCGACGAGTCCTTTGTCGGCTTCCCCTCTTATTGGAACGTTGTTTTCCTCTACCTCTATGTCCTCTCTCCCTCATACTGGCTGGTCATCGTTCTCCTTGCTGCCCTGTCCATCTTTGTTTTCGTACCCATCCACTACATCTACCCCTCCAAGACCAAATGGCTGAAAAACATCTCCCTGCCCCTCACCGGACTATACGGGGTTATCTACGGAATTATCTGTATCTTTATGCACGCTGACTGGATCAAGGAATTGACCTTGATTTCCTTGAGCTACCCGGTATATTATATTGTGGTATCCGTCATGTACCACCGCCGCTTTTGGCTCAACAGCCGGGGATATTCCACGTAG
- a CDS encoding alkaline phosphatase family protein yields the protein MAHIQRPRCVVLGLDGLPFSLARELGAGEEFPNLARLSRTPKAQAIRAELPELSPVNWTSFFTASGPQEHGIFGFTAIDPVSYQLRIADFSQVQAPTIFSRLGDKGLTSKVINLPNTYPAMTLRGMLISGFVAPDLERAVYPRVLAGMLASRGYKLEADTERGRADFGFLLSELQATLNSRRMALDLLWPDLAWDLFVFVLTETDRLGHFLFPALVDPDDPWHGPVMELLRTWDQLIGEILDRYLALPGPKRLLALADHGFTTLETEVDVNVWLMNMGWLRQQRRPQHELDASCIAEKSAALALDPGRVYIHDQQRFARGRVPGTQVNSVREEIRAGLLELTWKGRPVMAQVHYGEELYPGCKLAMVPDLVCTPHPGFDLKAKFDRTEIFGFFGRRGMHTADDVFCYDCQGTQIEHVRDVGREVLDFFQGASKIMV from the coding sequence ATGGCACACATACAGCGTCCCAGGTGCGTCGTCCTCGGCCTGGACGGCCTGCCTTTTTCTCTGGCCCGGGAGCTGGGGGCTGGGGAAGAGTTCCCGAACCTGGCCCGCTTGAGCCGCACTCCAAAGGCCCAGGCTATCCGAGCCGAGCTGCCCGAGCTCTCCCCGGTGAACTGGACCTCGTTCTTTACTGCTTCCGGTCCGCAGGAGCACGGGATCTTCGGGTTCACTGCCATCGATCCGGTCTCCTACCAACTGCGCATCGCGGATTTTTCCCAAGTTCAGGCCCCGACCATCTTTAGCCGCTTGGGGGACAAAGGGCTGACCAGCAAGGTGATCAACCTGCCCAATACCTATCCAGCGATGACCCTGCGGGGGATGCTCATTTCCGGGTTCGTGGCCCCGGATCTGGAAAGGGCGGTCTACCCCCGGGTCCTGGCCGGGATGCTGGCCTCCAGGGGGTACAAGCTGGAAGCGGATACAGAGCGGGGACGGGCCGACTTCGGCTTCTTGCTCTCCGAGCTCCAGGCCACCCTGAATTCTAGACGCATGGCCCTGGACTTGCTTTGGCCGGATCTGGCCTGGGACTTGTTCGTCTTTGTCCTGACCGAGACGGACCGGTTGGGGCACTTCCTGTTCCCGGCCCTGGTCGACCCGGATGATCCCTGGCACGGTCCGGTCATGGAGCTCTTGCGCACCTGGGATCAGCTCATCGGCGAGATCCTGGACCGCTATCTGGCCCTGCCCGGTCCCAAGCGTCTTCTGGCCCTGGCAGATCACGGATTTACCACCCTGGAGACTGAGGTGGACGTAAATGTCTGGCTCATGAATATGGGCTGGCTCCGTCAGCAGCGCAGGCCACAGCACGAGCTGGACGCCTCCTGCATTGCGGAAAAGAGCGCTGCCCTGGCCCTGGATCCCGGGCGGGTATACATTCACGATCAGCAGCGCTTTGCCCGGGGACGGGTGCCTGGAACGCAGGTCAACTCCGTGCGGGAGGAGATCCGGGCCGGGCTTTTGGAGCTCACCTGGAAGGGCAGGCCGGTCATGGCCCAGGTTCATTACGGGGAGGAGCTCTACCCCGGCTGCAAGCTGGCCATGGTTCCGGACTTGGTCTGTACTCCTCACCCTGGCTTTGATCTCAAGGCCAAGTTCGACCGGACCGAGATCTTCGGCTTCTTCGGCCGTCGGGGGATGCATACTGCCGATGATGTGTTCTGCTATGACTGCCAGGGAACGCAGATTGAGCATGTCCGGGATGTGGGGCGGGAGGTCCTGGATTTCTTTCAAGGAGCCTCAAAAATCATGGTCTGA
- a CDS encoding DUF1638 domain-containing protein: MSGVSFRDMAIVACGTVSLELNHLRHEGFLDTEDVFYTTPGLHENVKELERQLVSRIQKAKQVVDKVIVVYGGKFCYVNPAQPTRTMQTIVEEQGPNVARINATHCMDMVASEAEREQIAQEVAGGEKVWWMTPGWIKFRHQVFKGWDKGLANENFPRHTGGAVVLDSIGYVEQYMAENPEDFLEYSDWMGIPIQPYPVTLDRFKTLLTEQAEKLSA, translated from the coding sequence ATGTCCGGAGTTTCGTTTCGGGATATGGCCATTGTTGCTTGCGGCACAGTGAGCCTAGAACTCAACCACCTCAGGCACGAGGGTTTTTTGGATACAGAGGATGTATTCTACACCACGCCGGGACTGCATGAGAATGTCAAGGAGCTTGAGCGGCAGCTGGTATCCCGAATCCAGAAGGCCAAGCAGGTAGTAGACAAGGTCATTGTCGTTTATGGGGGCAAGTTCTGCTACGTCAATCCGGCACAGCCTACCCGGACCATGCAGACCATTGTCGAGGAACAGGGGCCGAACGTGGCCCGGATCAACGCAACCCACTGCATGGACATGGTGGCTAGTGAAGCGGAACGGGAGCAGATCGCCCAGGAGGTGGCCGGAGGGGAAAAGGTCTGGTGGATGACCCCGGGGTGGATCAAGTTCCGGCATCAGGTGTTCAAGGGCTGGGACAAGGGCCTGGCCAATGAGAACTTCCCCCGGCATACCGGTGGTGCCGTGGTCCTGGATTCCATAGGCTATGTAGAACAATACATGGCTGAAAATCCTGAAGATTTTTTAGAGTACTCCGACTGGATGGGCATTCCCATCCAGCCCTACCCGGTAACTCTGGACCGGTTCAAGACCCTGCTCACTGAACAGGCGGAAAAGTTGAGCGCGTAG
- a CDS encoding PDC sensor domain-containing protein has translation MKFQTKLLLLLLTVALVPLCLSFAAQQISVNYFGDKIAEDARERMEESARSLLQTLTADYAHILHRDRSLAEMALHIQAQAVTSRLRADPPSSPPPVYYAEDYTSPQEQPGDLTTTDKYRQTDSRGKAHPIPVSFTQQTIYLAPGVDKEQVQDQVRRLSTMPDVYRTLHNIQPELFLWQYTALESGMHVSYPGKGAYPSSYDPRERLWYMLALDHGGQIEQIMTDVSTGSMILTMAMPIHSRDGSVAGVTALDIDYRQFFADWNIPDQWSQSMDCMVVAYRPGRRRAPNRQLEILLRNRKEDVNRDWRIPVEQKFLDLPAEHLNALLEDIRAGRSGIHRMPYQGQEALWAYGSRTDNEPSPWL, from the coding sequence ATGAAATTCCAGACCAAGCTCCTACTCCTGCTCCTGACGGTCGCCCTTGTCCCCCTATGCCTAAGCTTTGCCGCCCAACAAATCTCCGTAAACTACTTCGGGGACAAGATCGCCGAAGATGCCCGGGAACGGATGGAAGAAAGCGCCCGGAGCCTGCTGCAGACCCTGACCGCCGATTATGCCCATATCCTGCACCGGGATCGTTCCCTGGCCGAGATGGCCCTGCACATCCAGGCCCAGGCGGTCACAAGCCGCCTGAGGGCCGATCCGCCTTCCTCTCCCCCTCCTGTGTACTACGCCGAGGACTATACATCACCCCAGGAGCAGCCCGGGGACCTGACCACCACAGACAAGTACAGGCAGACTGACAGCCGGGGCAAGGCCCACCCGATTCCGGTCTCCTTCACTCAGCAGACCATCTATCTTGCGCCCGGAGTGGACAAAGAGCAGGTCCAGGACCAGGTTCGTCGCCTGAGCACCATGCCGGACGTGTACCGCACCCTGCACAACATTCAGCCGGAGCTCTTCCTGTGGCAGTACACCGCCCTGGAGTCCGGCATGCATGTCAGCTACCCGGGGAAAGGCGCCTATCCCTCGAGCTACGATCCAAGAGAACGCCTGTGGTACATGCTGGCCCTGGATCATGGCGGTCAGATCGAGCAGATCATGACTGATGTGAGCACCGGAAGCATGATCCTGACCATGGCCATGCCCATCCACTCCAGGGACGGCAGCGTGGCCGGGGTCACCGCCCTGGATATCGACTACCGCCAGTTCTTCGCCGACTGGAACATCCCGGACCAATGGTCCCAAAGCATGGACTGCATGGTGGTTGCCTATCGCCCGGGCCGGCGGCGGGCGCCGAACCGGCAACTGGAGATCCTGCTCCGGAACCGGAAAGAGGACGTCAATCGCGATTGGCGGATCCCGGTGGAGCAGAAGTTCCTGGACCTTCCGGCAGAACACCTGAATGCTCTGCTGGAGGATATCCGGGCCGGACGTTCCGGGATCCACAGGATGCCCTATCAGGGCCAAGAAGCCCTGTGGGCCTATGGAAGCCGGACAGACAACGAACCTTCCCCGTGGCTGTAG
- a CDS encoding AMP-binding protein — protein MHQENPIREITLGQMLDQAIAEHPDNDAVVYVDRDFRLSYREFGDLVDELAKGLMALGIGKGEKVAIWSTNVPHWVALQFATAKIGAILLTVNTYYKESELAYLLQQSEAENLVIIDGFKDTDYVQTVYSLVPELRTQQRGHLASPEFPCLKRVFFLGQEKHRGMYSLPELLGLGRLISDADYLARQKSLDPHDVVNMQYTSGTTGFPKGVMLTHSNIGNNGFWVGEHQLLTPRDRICVPVPLFHCFGCVMGVLGAVSHASTLVILEEFNPLLVLTSIQAEKCTALYGVPTMFMALLDHSLFSQFDLGSLRTGIMAGSPCPIKVMRQVIDTMHMTDITICYGLTEGSPVMTQTRADDSLEKRVETVGRAMPGIEVAIFDPKTGEEVSAGEPGEICCRGYNVMKGYYNNPQATAETIDREGWLHTGDLAVMDEEGYVSITGRIKDMIIRGGENIYPREIEEFLYTMEGIYDVQVVGVPSQKYGEEVGAFIILKGDCDIQAEDVRDFCRGKISRYKIPKHIAFVSEYDMTASGKVQKFKLREMAAEMFQ, from the coding sequence ATGCACCAAGAGAATCCTATACGCGAGATTACCCTGGGCCAAATGCTGGACCAGGCCATAGCAGAGCATCCGGACAATGACGCGGTGGTCTATGTGGACCGGGACTTCCGGCTCTCCTACAGGGAGTTTGGAGACCTGGTGGACGAATTGGCCAAAGGCCTTATGGCCCTGGGAATAGGAAAGGGAGAGAAAGTGGCCATATGGTCTACCAATGTACCGCATTGGGTGGCGCTGCAGTTTGCCACCGCCAAGATCGGGGCCATTCTGCTCACGGTGAACACCTACTACAAGGAAAGCGAGCTGGCCTATCTGCTCCAGCAGTCTGAGGCCGAAAACCTGGTCATCATCGACGGCTTCAAGGATACCGACTACGTGCAGACCGTGTACTCTTTGGTCCCGGAGCTGCGCACTCAGCAACGGGGACACCTGGCCAGCCCGGAGTTCCCCTGCCTGAAGCGGGTCTTTTTTCTGGGCCAGGAAAAACACCGGGGCATGTACTCCCTGCCCGAGCTGCTTGGCCTGGGCCGGCTGATATCCGATGCCGATTATCTGGCCCGGCAGAAAAGCCTTGACCCCCACGATGTGGTCAACATGCAGTACACCTCGGGAACCACCGGCTTCCCCAAAGGGGTTATGCTCACCCATTCGAACATCGGGAACAACGGATTCTGGGTCGGCGAACATCAACTGCTCACTCCCCGGGATCGGATCTGCGTGCCTGTGCCCCTCTTTCACTGCTTCGGCTGCGTGATGGGAGTGCTCGGGGCGGTCAGTCATGCCAGCACCCTGGTTATCCTGGAGGAATTCAATCCCCTGCTGGTGCTGACCTCGATCCAGGCTGAGAAATGCACCGCCCTTTACGGCGTCCCGACCATGTTCATGGCCCTTTTGGATCACAGCCTGTTCTCCCAGTTCGATCTCGGATCTTTGCGCACCGGGATCATGGCCGGTTCTCCCTGTCCGATCAAGGTCATGCGCCAGGTCATAGACACCATGCATATGACCGACATCACCATCTGCTATGGGCTGACCGAGGGCTCTCCGGTCATGACCCAGACCCGGGCCGACGATAGCCTGGAAAAGCGGGTGGAAACCGTCGGCCGGGCCATGCCCGGAATCGAGGTGGCCATCTTTGACCCCAAGACCGGCGAGGAGGTCTCGGCCGGAGAGCCGGGAGAGATCTGTTGCCGGGGCTACAATGTGATGAAGGGCTACTACAACAACCCCCAGGCCACGGCCGAGACCATCGACCGGGAGGGCTGGCTGCATACCGGGGACTTGGCGGTCATGGACGAGGAAGGCTATGTGAGCATCACCGGAAGAATCAAGGATATGATCATCCGGGGCGGGGAGAACATCTATCCCCGGGAGATCGAGGAGTTTCTGTATACCATGGAGGGAATCTACGACGTGCAGGTCGTGGGCGTGCCCAGCCAGAAATACGGAGAAGAAGTCGGGGCCTTCATCATCCTCAAAGGTGACTGCGACATTCAGGCCGAAGACGTCCGGGACTTCTGCCGGGGAAAGATCTCCCGGTACAAGATCCCTAAACACATCGCCTTTGTCAGCGAATACGACATGACCGCTTCGGGCAAGGTGCAGAAGTTTAAGCTTCGGGAGATGGCCGCTGAGATGTTCCAGTAG
- the panB gene encoding 3-methyl-2-oxobutanoate hydroxymethyltransferase, translated as MSRLSTLDIIQAKGQRKLSMLTAYDYPTAKIVDECELDMILVGDSLAMVVLGHEDTLSVDIPEMIHHTKPVVRGAKRSMVVSDMPFMSYQVSVQQAVDNAGRLIKEGGAQAVKLEGGASVLPQVQAIVRAGIPVQGHLGLTPQSAGQLGGFKVQGKSARAARQLMDDAQALAQAGCFSLVLEAVPAPLAERVSQAIPIPTIGIGAGAGCDGQVLVLQDLVGLFDRFLPKFVRQYARLGQEMSRAVASYKQDVETGTFPGSEHSFGMKQEELEALDQILKGDGREK; from the coding sequence ATGAGCCGATTAAGCACCCTGGATATCATCCAGGCCAAAGGGCAGCGCAAGCTGAGCATGCTTACTGCCTATGACTATCCCACAGCCAAGATTGTGGATGAATGTGAACTGGATATGATCCTGGTTGGGGATTCTCTGGCCATGGTCGTTCTGGGTCATGAGGACACCCTGTCCGTGGACATTCCGGAGATGATCCACCATACCAAGCCAGTGGTCCGGGGTGCCAAACGGAGCATGGTGGTCAGCGACATGCCCTTTATGTCCTACCAGGTCAGTGTGCAGCAGGCGGTGGACAACGCCGGGCGGCTGATCAAGGAGGGCGGGGCCCAGGCAGTCAAGCTGGAAGGCGGAGCATCGGTCCTTCCTCAGGTTCAGGCCATTGTTCGAGCCGGGATTCCGGTCCAGGGCCATCTGGGACTTACCCCCCAGAGCGCAGGCCAATTGGGCGGGTTCAAAGTCCAGGGCAAGTCAGCCCGGGCCGCAAGGCAGCTGATGGATGATGCCCAGGCCTTGGCCCAGGCCGGATGCTTCAGCCTGGTCCTGGAAGCGGTGCCTGCACCTTTGGCCGAGCGGGTCAGTCAGGCAATCCCCATACCGACCATCGGGATCGGGGCCGGGGCTGGATGCGACGGCCAGGTCCTGGTTCTGCAGGACTTGGTTGGGCTTTTTGATCGCTTCCTGCCCAAGTTTGTGCGGCAGTACGCCAGACTGGGCCAGGAAATGAGCAGAGCGGTGGCAAGCTATAAGCAGGATGTGGAAACCGGGACCTTCCCTGGATCAGAGCACAGCTTCGGCATGAAGCAGGAGGAGCTGGAGGCCCTGGATCAGATTCTGAAGGGGGATGGAAGGGAGAAGTGA
- a CDS encoding helix-turn-helix domain-containing protein yields the protein MSDTPIGTRVKKLRQARELSLEELASRTDLSVAFLSSLEEDDVYPSLGPLLKISRALGLRLGTFMDDKVSQDPLIVRLQEREEELHMIRDKDHPVSLRFYSLGKGKNDRHMEPFFIQILPESAKHTDLSSHEGEEFIVVVSGRVQIVYGEETTILEPGDSIYYNSIIPHHVSCAGDEPAEIYAVLYLPN from the coding sequence ATGAGCGACACCCCCATCGGCACCAGAGTCAAGAAGCTCCGTCAGGCCCGGGAGCTCAGCCTGGAAGAGCTGGCCTCCAGAACCGACCTGAGCGTTGCCTTTCTCTCTTCCCTGGAAGAAGACGACGTCTACCCCAGCCTCGGCCCCCTGCTCAAGATCTCCAGGGCTTTGGGACTGCGCTTGGGCACCTTCATGGACGACAAGGTCAGCCAGGATCCACTGATTGTCCGCCTGCAGGAGCGGGAAGAAGAGCTGCACATGATCCGGGACAAGGACCATCCTGTCTCCCTGCGCTTTTACTCTTTGGGAAAAGGCAAGAATGACCGGCATATGGAGCCTTTCTTCATTCAAATCCTCCCCGAATCGGCCAAGCACACGGATCTTTCTTCCCATGAAGGCGAGGAGTTCATCGTGGTGGTCTCCGGCCGGGTGCAGATCGTCTACGGGGAAGAAACCACGATCCTGGAGCCCGGAGACAGCATCTACTACAACTCCATCATCCCCCACCACGTCTCCTGTGCCGGGGATGAGCCGGCCGAGATCTACGCTGTTTTGTATCTGCCCAACTGA